In the Cellulomonas sp. C5510 genome, GCGCGAGGTCCGCGGCGCGGGCGACGGGCTGCTCGGCGATGCCCGGCTCACCGTGCACGCCCATGCCCACACCCATGAGCCCGTCGGGCAGGTCGAACAGCGGAGCGTCCGCGCCGGGGAGCGTGCACCCGGAGAACGCGATGCCGAACGACGCGGTGCGGGCGTTGGCTCGCTCGGCGAGGGCGGTGACCCGGTCGAGGTCGTGCCCCGCGGCCGCGGCGGCGCCCGCCACCTTGAGGACCACCAGGTCGCCGGCGGTGCCGCGGCGGCGCTCGCGCTCGTCCGGCCCGGCGGACGTGACGTCGTCGGTGACGGCGAGCTGGCGCACGGCCACGCCCTCGGCGGCGAGGCGGTCCAGCGCCTCGGTGAAGTTCAGGACGTCGCCGGCGTAGTTGCCGTAGACGAGCAGGACGCCGCCGCCGGTGTCCGCCGCGCGGGCGACACGGACGACCTGCTCGGCGGACGGGGAGGCGAACACGTCGCCGACCACGGCGCCGTCCGCCAGACCGGGGCCGACCCAGCCGCAGAACGCGGGGTAGTGGCCGCTGCCGCCGCCGGTGACGACCGCGACGGTGGCGGCCGGGGGGGCGTCGGCGCGGACCACGCCGCCGGGGACTGCGGTGAGCAGGTCGGCGTGCAGGTGGGCGAAGCCCCGCAGGTGGTCGCGGGCGAAGGTGGTGGGGTCGTTGAGCACGCGCGTCATCGCGGGCGTCTCCTCGGGTCGCAGGGGTTCGCGTGCGGATGGGTCCCGTCGCGCCGGTTGCCGGTCGCGGGGCGGACGGGCGAAGGCGCGCGGGGTGCGGCAGGTGACCTGGCCGCACCCCGCGGCCGGTCAGAGGTCCGGCGCGATGCAGAACACGGCGCGGACGGGGTACCCGTCGAAGTTGCACAGCTGGTAGCGGGTACCGGCCGGCACGAAGAACGAGTCGCCCGGGTCCATCGTGAACGCCTCGAGCTCGTCGGGGAGGTTCACGGTGATCGGGCCCTCGAGGCAGTACAGGAGGGCGTCGCCGCCGTGGCTGTCGATGTCGGAGCAGCGCGGGCCGGTGCCGCCGGCGGGCAGGATGATCTCGCCCAGGTGCTGGCGGTCGGTGCTCACCGAGAACTTCATCAGCGTGGGCTGCTCGGTCCCGGACAGGGTGATGAGCTTGTCGTCCTCGCGGATGCGGTAGATGTTCTGCGGGAACTGCCGCGCCGCGACGCCGTCGACCGGCCAGTGGCCGAGGTCGTCGGTGGTGGGCATGCGGGTGATGCCCTGCCGGCCCGAGATGTCGGCGATCTCGGCGTTCTTGCGGCCCTTGTACGACTTGGTGTCGTCGGCTGTCGGGAACACCTTCGGCGGGATGTCGTCGCCCCACGCCTTCGGCGCGATGAAGTACAGGATGCGGGCCTTGTGCGTCGTGAAGTTGTTGCCCTGGTGCCACACCCGCTCCGGCATGTACAGCGCTTCGTCCTTCTGCAGCTGCACGTACTGGCCGAGCGAGCACTTCTGCACGACGGGGCCCTCGAGGATGAAGTACGACTCGTCGCCGGGGTGGATGTCGATCGGCTCGAACGACGCACCGGGCGCCAGCTCGTAGATGCCGACCAGCATCGTGTCCGTCGAGAGGAACAGGTAGTTGTTGTCGCTCGTGCGGGCGTTGTCCGGCGGGTAGAGGTAGTGCAGGTAGTCCGACTGCCGCAGCAGCATCGGCCGCTTCTCGGCGGGCGGGAACGGCCAGCTCCCCATCACGTCCTGGAACTTGGTCATTGGGTGCGTCACTCCTTCTGGTGGTGGGTGGAGGTCCGGGGGTGACGCGGCCGCGACCCGTGCGCGGGCACGCTGACGCCGGCGCGGGTGCGCGCAGGGTCCGTGCCTCGGGCGTGCCGGGGTCGTGCAGGAGCCGGGCGGGGGCCGCGGCCGCGTCGGGTCGTCAGTCGAGCTGCAGGGCGTCCGCGCTCGAGCTGACGGGCTCGTCGTCCGGTGCCGCCCCGGGTGCGGGGTCGGCGGGCAGGTTCGGCCGGAGCGCGATCAGGGTGAACGCGGTGACCAGGCCGGAGACGGCGAGGATGAGCAGGAACAGCAGGGGCTTGTTGCACAGCAGCAGCACGAACAGCCCGCCGTGCGGCGCCTGCAGGGTGAGGCCGGCCACGTAGGACAGGGCGGCCCCGACGGAGCTGCCGGCCATCAGCGCGGGGATCACCCGCAGCGGGCTCGCGGCCGCGAACGGGATCGCGAACTCGGTGATCATCCCGGCCCCGCCGACGAGCAGGCCACCGACGCTGGCCTGCTCGGCCTTGGTGAACTTGCGCCGGGCGATGAGGATCGCCAGTGCGATGCCCAGGGGCGGGGCCATGGAGGCGATGAAGTTCGCCGCCATCGGCGCCCAGTTCCCGGCGTCGGCCGCCGCGAGCGCGAAGGCGTACGCCGCCTTGTTCACCGGGCCGCCCATGTCGAACGCGAGCATCGCGCCCTGGATGATGCCGAGCAGCACGAGCGTGCCGCCGGACATCGACTGCAGCGTGTCGAGCATCCAGGTGTTCAGCCAGGTGACCGGGATGCCGAGCGCGTACTGCATCAGCACGGCGACGGCGAGCGTGCCGACCACCGGGATGATGAGGACCGGCAGCATCGAGCGCAGCGCGAACGGCAGCCGGATCTTCTTCAGCGCCATCACGATGTAGCCCGCGGCGATGCCGCCGAGGATGGCGCCGAGGAACCCGGAGCCCTGCGTCGCGGCGATGGTGCCCGCGACGAATCCGGGGGCGAGGGCCGGCTTGTCGGCCATCGAGTAGGCGATGTAGCCGCCGAGCACGGCGGTCATCAGGTTCATCGCCATCTTGCCCCAGGCGAAGACGTCGGCCGCGAACCCGGTGCCGTCGTAGACGTAGATGCCGCCGATGGCGAAGCCGAGGGCGATGAGGATGCCGCCCGCGACCACGAACGGCAGCATGTAGCTGACCCCGGTGAGCAGCGCCTGCTTGACGACGGTGCCCTGCTCCCTCCAGCTCACGACGCCTCCCCGGTGATGCGGCGGGCGCTCTCGACGACGCGCTCGGGGTGGGTGATGACCTCGTGCGGGGGGATCCGCACGATCTTGTCGCTGCTGGCGTCGAACCGGCCGGGCTCCACGAGGCCGACGTCGTTGGACAGCACGACGACGTCGGCGTCGTCGATCTGCGCCTGGCTGAGCTTGTTCTCGAGTCCCATCGCGCCCTGGATCTCGACCCTGACCCCGTACCCGGCCTTCTTGGCGGCCTTCGTGATGGCCTCCGCGGCCATGTAGGAGTGGGCGATACCCGTGGCGCAGGACGTCACGGCGACGATCTTCACTGCGACTTCCCCTCTCGGTGATGCGTCGTTGCTGGTCACCTCACCCGGCGTCGGTGCCGGGGCGTCGTGCGTGCTCGGGGGCGGCCGCCTCAGGCGGGCTGGGTCTCCCGGGCGCGGGCGAAGGCGACGACCACGTCGACCGCCTCCGCGGGGGTGCGGGCCACGTCGAGGGCGTGCACCGCGTCGTCGTCCATCAGGAGCCGGGCCAGGAGGGCGAGCGCCTGCAGGTGCTCCGTCGCTCCCCCCTCGGGCACGGCGAGCATGAACACCCGCCGCACCTCGCCCGTCTCCCCGCAGGACGTGTAGGTCAGCGGCTCGGCGAGCCGCCAGAACGCGACCGACGGGCGGCGCACGGTCGCCCCCCGGCCGTGCGGCAGGGCGAGGCCGTCGCCCATGTACGTCGGGCCGAGCTGCTCACGCTCCTCCAGGGCGGCCAGGAAGTCGTCGACGTCGTCGATCCGGCCGTCCGCGGCCAGGGTCTGCGCCATCGCGCGGAACAGCTCCGCCTTCGACGCCGGTGCCGGCACGTCCAGCCGGACCAGGTCCTCGCCGATGGCCCTCCCCATCGCCTGCGCGTCCACGGCTGCGGCTCAGAACGTGTGGCCGTTGGCGAAGACGGTCAGCAGCTCCGTCGTCGTCGTCCGGATGTGCTCGACCGTCGCCTCGGTGAGGTCATGGTAGAACACCGGCTTGCCCGCCTCGGCGACGAGCTGCGCGGCGAACCGGGACGCCTCGGCCGACAGGTACGAGTAGTAGTTGACCTTCGTCGCTCCGGCCTTGACCGCCTGGGCGATCTGGTCGAAGTCGACGCCGGAGCTGCCGTGCATGACCAGCGCGGTCTCCTCGGGGACCGCGGCGCGCAGCCGGG is a window encoding:
- a CDS encoding PTS fructose transporter subunit IIC, whose product is MSWREQGTVVKQALLTGVSYMLPFVVAGGILIALGFAIGGIYVYDGTGFAADVFAWGKMAMNLMTAVLGGYIAYSMADKPALAPGFVAGTIAATQGSGFLGAILGGIAAGYIVMALKKIRLPFALRSMLPVLIIPVVGTLAVAVLMQYALGIPVTWLNTWMLDTLQSMSGGTLVLLGIIQGAMLAFDMGGPVNKAAYAFALAAADAGNWAPMAANFIASMAPPLGIALAILIARRKFTKAEQASVGGLLVGGAGMITEFAIPFAAASPLRVIPALMAGSSVGAALSYVAGLTLQAPHGGLFVLLLCNKPLLFLLILAVSGLVTAFTLIALRPNLPADPAPGAAPDDEPVSSSADALQLD
- a CDS encoding cupin domain-containing protein, which translates into the protein MTKFQDVMGSWPFPPAEKRPMLLRQSDYLHYLYPPDNARTSDNNYLFLSTDTMLVGIYELAPGASFEPIDIHPGDESYFILEGPVVQKCSLGQYVQLQKDEALYMPERVWHQGNNFTTHKARILYFIAPKAWGDDIPPKVFPTADDTKSYKGRKNAEIADISGRQGITRMPTTDDLGHWPVDGVAARQFPQNIYRIREDDKLITLSGTEQPTLMKFSVSTDRQHLGEIILPAGGTGPRCSDIDSHGGDALLYCLEGPITVNLPDELEAFTMDPGDSFFVPAGTRYQLCNFDGYPVRAVFCIAPDL
- a CDS encoding PTS fructose transporter subunit IIB — encoded protein: MKIVAVTSCATGIAHSYMAAEAITKAAKKAGYGVRVEIQGAMGLENKLSQAQIDDADVVVLSNDVGLVEPGRFDASSDKIVRIPPHEVITHPERVVESARRITGEAS
- a CDS encoding PTS sugar transporter subunit IIA, which gives rise to MGRAIGEDLVRLDVPAPASKAELFRAMAQTLAADGRIDDVDDFLAALEEREQLGPTYMGDGLALPHGRGATVRRPSVAFWRLAEPLTYTSCGETGEVRRVFMLAVPEGGATEHLQALALLARLLMDDDAVHALDVARTPAEAVDVVVAFARARETQPA